From the genome of Callithrix jacchus isolate 240 chromosome 7, calJac240_pri, whole genome shotgun sequence, one region includes:
- the KLHDC7A gene encoding kelch domain-containing protein 7A isoform X2, with protein sequence MFPRGAGVQDWHLDMQLMGKVVLSAAALLLVTVAYRLYKSRPAPAQQWGGNAQAEAKEEAEGSEQPAVQGASPGALQRGPRRRRSSKGAEVPQGCSWENPRGSCILVTGATSTDRKLQRKVSGEEWGGQGSDSEQVPPCCHGQLARTAVGGNPDPPHRPCLGSEPNSFPAGLTAAAHGSCACGEPAPWQDSEPPEQPGPGQLEPPHCHHVAPLQGSREMNQSWVFTRVMGVSREEAGAFQAESDVDLTLRQPEGAPNASYTFSSIARVRMEENFIQKVDGVGPRLKGKVYDYYVESTSQTLLQGSLAPRTAVLTEVPSLMPPPSSQGTGAASGGQAGDTKGAAERAASRQPGPSSSTRGFSRKESLLQIAENPELQLQPDGSQLPAPHCPDLGGALPGSGRSSWEPLVQLVAGTNFFHFPLNPAPAPKVHLDLGNCYEVLTLAKRQNLEALKEAAYKVMSDNYLQVLRSPDIHGGLSGAERELILQRRLRGRQYLVVADVCPKEDCGGLCCYDDERDAWHPLARLPPEAVSRGCAICSLFNYLFLVSGCQGPGHQPSSRVFCYNPLTGIWSEVCPLNQARPHCRLVALDGHLYAIGGECLNTVERYDPRLDRWDFAPPLPNDTFALAHTATACAREIFVTGGSLRFLLLRFSAQEQRWWAGPTGGSRERTAEMVAVNGFLYRFDLHRSLGIGVYRCSVSTRLWYECATYRTPYPDAFQCAVVDNLIYCVGRRRTLCFLADSVSPRKRNTHCTKLSSGAGLLRIHGSLSKGEKTEAQKVHRNLPSCKIQRPSVLLKVLESKARHGGSCL encoded by the exons ATGTTCCCCAGAGGAGCAGGGGTCCAGGACTGGCATTTGGATATGCAGCTGATGGGCAAGGTGGTGCTGTCGGCTGCTGCCCTGCTCCTGGTGACTGTGGCCTACAGGCTGTACAAGTCGAGACCTGCCCCAGCCCAGCAGTGGGGTGGGAATGCCCAGGCAGAAGCCAAGGAGGAAGCAGAGGGCTCAGAGCAGCCTGCTGTCCAGGGGGCTTCTCCTGGGGCACTGCAGAGGGGGCCAAGACGCCGGAGGAGCAGCAAGGGGGCCGAAGTACCACAGGGCTGCAGCTGGGAGAATCCAAGAGGCTCCTGCATCCTGGTCACAGGGGCCACGTCTACAGACAGGAAGCTCCAGAGAAAAGTCTCCGGTGAggagtggggagggcagggctcTGACTCTGAGCAGGTGCCTCCTTGCTGCCATGGCCAGTTAGCCAGAACTGCTGTTGGCGGTAATCCTGACCCTCCCCATCGCCCCTGCTTGGGCAGTGAACCGAACAGCTTCCCGGCTGGACTCACTGCAGCAGCCCACGGCAGCTGTGCGTGTGGTGAGCCTGCTCCATGGCAGGACAGCGAACCCCCTGAGCAGCCAGGGCCAGGGCAACTGGAACCTCCCCACTGTCACCACGTTGCTCCCTTGCAAGGCAGCCGTGAAATGAACCAGAGCTGGGTCTTCACTCGTGTGATGGGGGTCAGCAGAGAAGAGGCTGGGGCTTTCCAGGCTGAGTCCGATGTTGACCTGACCCTGCGTCAGCCGGAAGGAGCCCCCAACGCCTCCTATACCTTCTCGTCCATAGCCCGTGTCCGAATGGAGGAGAATTTCATACAGAAGGTGGATGGGGTCGGGCCCAGGCTCAAGGGCAAGGTGTATGACTACTACGTGGAATCGACTTCTCAGACCCTCTTACAGGGCAGCTTGGCTCCCAGGACAGCAGTCCTGACTGAAGTTCCATCCCTTATGCCACCGCCATCATCCCAGGGAACAGGGGCAGCCTCGGGAGGCCAAGCCGGTGACACAAAGGGTGCCGCGGAAAGAGCCGCCTCCCGGCAGCCAGGGCCGTCATCCTCCACCAGAGGCTTCAGCCGGAAGGAGAGCCTCCTGCAGATAGCAGAGAACCCAGAGCTGCAGCTGCAGCCGGACGGTTCCCAGCTCCCTGCTCCCCACTGCCCAGACCTGGGCGGCGCCCTGCCTGGCTCAGGCAGAAGCAGCTGGGAGCCCCTTGTGCAGCTGGTGGCCGGGACCAATTTCTTCCACTTCCCGCTCAACCCTGCTCCAGCCCCAAAGGTCCACCTGGATCTGGGCAATTGCTATGAGGTGCTGACCTTGGCCAAGAGGCAGAACCTGGAGGCCCTGAAGGAGGCGGCCTACAAGGTGATGAGTGACAACTACCTCCAGGTACTGCGCAGCCCGGACATCCACGGGGGCCTGAGCGGGGCAGAGCGGGAGCTGATCCTGCAGCGCCGGCTCCGGGGCCGCCAGTACCTGGTGGTGGCTGATGTGTGCCCCAAAGAAGACTGCGGCGGCCTGTGTTGCTATGACGACGAGCGGGACGCCTGGCACCCGCTGGCTCGCCTGCCCCCCGAGGCCGTGTCCCGGGGCTGTGCCATCTGCAGCCTCTTCAATTATCTCTTCTTGGTGTCAGGCTGTCAGGGGCCCGGGCACCAGCCCTCCAGCCGCGTCTTCTGCTACAACCCACTCACGGGGATATGGAGCGAGGTGTGCCCGCTGAACCAGGCCCGGCCGCACTGCCGGCTGGTGGCCCTGGACGGGCACCTGTACGCCATCGGCGGGGAGTGTCTGAACACGGTGGAGCGTTACGACCCCCGCCTGGACCGCTGGGACTTTGCCCCGCCGCTCCCCAACGACACGTTCGCCCTGGCGCACACGGCCACGGCGTGCGCCCGGGAGATCTTCGTGACCGGCGGCTCGCTGCGCTTCCTGCTGCTCCGCTTCTCGGCGCAGGAGCAGCGCTGGTGGGCCGGCCCCACCGGGGGCAGCAGGGAGCGCACGGCCGAGATGGTGGCGGTCAACGGCTTCCTCTACCGCTTCGACCTCCACCGCAGCCTGGGTATCGGCGTGTACCGCTGCAGCGTCAGCACCCGGCTCTGGTACGAGTGCGCCACGTACCGGACGCCTTACCCGGACGCGTTCCAGTGCGCCGTGGTGGACAACCTCATCTACTGCGTGGGGCGCCGGCGCACCCTCTGCTTCCTGGCAGACTCTGTCTCGCCCAG aaagagaaacactCATTGTACCAAGCTGTCTTCTGGTGCAGGTCTGCTAAGGATACACGGAAGTCTCAGCAAAG gcgagaaaactgaggctcagaaagttcACCGAAATTTACCTTCATGCAAAATCCAAAGACCTTCTGTTTTGTTAAAAGTGCTTGAatccaaggccaggcacggtggctcatgcctgtaa
- the KLHDC7A gene encoding kelch domain-containing protein 7A isoform X4: protein MFPRGAGVQDWHLDMQLMGKVVLSAAALLLVTVAYRLYKSRPAPAQQWGGNAQAEAKEEAEGSEQPAVQGASPGALQRGPRRRRSSKGAEVPQGCSWENPRGSCILVTGATSTDRKLQRKVSGEEWGGQGSDSEQVPPCCHGQLARTAVGGNPDPPHRPCLGSEPNSFPAGLTAAAHGSCACGEPAPWQDSEPPEQPGPGQLEPPHCHHVAPLQGSREMNQSWVFTRVMGVSREEAGAFQAESDVDLTLRQPEGAPNASYTFSSIARVRMEENFIQKVDGVGPRLKGKVYDYYVESTSQTLLQGSLAPRTAVLTEVPSLMPPPSSQGTGAASGGQAGDTKGAAERAASRQPGPSSSTRGFSRKESLLQIAENPELQLQPDGSQLPAPHCPDLGGALPGSGRSSWEPLVQLVAGTNFFHFPLNPAPAPKVHLDLGNCYEVLTLAKRQNLEALKEAAYKVMSDNYLQVLRSPDIHGGLSGAERELILQRRLRGRQYLVVADVCPKEDCGGLCCYDDERDAWHPLARLPPEAVSRGCAICSLFNYLFLVSGCQGPGHQPSSRVFCYNPLTGIWSEVCPLNQARPHCRLVALDGHLYAIGGECLNTVERYDPRLDRWDFAPPLPNDTFALAHTATACAREIFVTGGSLRFLLLRFSAQEQRWWAGPTGGSRERTAEMVAVNGFLYRFDLHRSLGIGVYRCSVSTRLWYECATYRTPYPDAFQCAVVDNLIYCVGRRRTLCFLADSVSPRKRNTHCTKLSSGAGLLRIHGSLSKDL from the exons ATGTTCCCCAGAGGAGCAGGGGTCCAGGACTGGCATTTGGATATGCAGCTGATGGGCAAGGTGGTGCTGTCGGCTGCTGCCCTGCTCCTGGTGACTGTGGCCTACAGGCTGTACAAGTCGAGACCTGCCCCAGCCCAGCAGTGGGGTGGGAATGCCCAGGCAGAAGCCAAGGAGGAAGCAGAGGGCTCAGAGCAGCCTGCTGTCCAGGGGGCTTCTCCTGGGGCACTGCAGAGGGGGCCAAGACGCCGGAGGAGCAGCAAGGGGGCCGAAGTACCACAGGGCTGCAGCTGGGAGAATCCAAGAGGCTCCTGCATCCTGGTCACAGGGGCCACGTCTACAGACAGGAAGCTCCAGAGAAAAGTCTCCGGTGAggagtggggagggcagggctcTGACTCTGAGCAGGTGCCTCCTTGCTGCCATGGCCAGTTAGCCAGAACTGCTGTTGGCGGTAATCCTGACCCTCCCCATCGCCCCTGCTTGGGCAGTGAACCGAACAGCTTCCCGGCTGGACTCACTGCAGCAGCCCACGGCAGCTGTGCGTGTGGTGAGCCTGCTCCATGGCAGGACAGCGAACCCCCTGAGCAGCCAGGGCCAGGGCAACTGGAACCTCCCCACTGTCACCACGTTGCTCCCTTGCAAGGCAGCCGTGAAATGAACCAGAGCTGGGTCTTCACTCGTGTGATGGGGGTCAGCAGAGAAGAGGCTGGGGCTTTCCAGGCTGAGTCCGATGTTGACCTGACCCTGCGTCAGCCGGAAGGAGCCCCCAACGCCTCCTATACCTTCTCGTCCATAGCCCGTGTCCGAATGGAGGAGAATTTCATACAGAAGGTGGATGGGGTCGGGCCCAGGCTCAAGGGCAAGGTGTATGACTACTACGTGGAATCGACTTCTCAGACCCTCTTACAGGGCAGCTTGGCTCCCAGGACAGCAGTCCTGACTGAAGTTCCATCCCTTATGCCACCGCCATCATCCCAGGGAACAGGGGCAGCCTCGGGAGGCCAAGCCGGTGACACAAAGGGTGCCGCGGAAAGAGCCGCCTCCCGGCAGCCAGGGCCGTCATCCTCCACCAGAGGCTTCAGCCGGAAGGAGAGCCTCCTGCAGATAGCAGAGAACCCAGAGCTGCAGCTGCAGCCGGACGGTTCCCAGCTCCCTGCTCCCCACTGCCCAGACCTGGGCGGCGCCCTGCCTGGCTCAGGCAGAAGCAGCTGGGAGCCCCTTGTGCAGCTGGTGGCCGGGACCAATTTCTTCCACTTCCCGCTCAACCCTGCTCCAGCCCCAAAGGTCCACCTGGATCTGGGCAATTGCTATGAGGTGCTGACCTTGGCCAAGAGGCAGAACCTGGAGGCCCTGAAGGAGGCGGCCTACAAGGTGATGAGTGACAACTACCTCCAGGTACTGCGCAGCCCGGACATCCACGGGGGCCTGAGCGGGGCAGAGCGGGAGCTGATCCTGCAGCGCCGGCTCCGGGGCCGCCAGTACCTGGTGGTGGCTGATGTGTGCCCCAAAGAAGACTGCGGCGGCCTGTGTTGCTATGACGACGAGCGGGACGCCTGGCACCCGCTGGCTCGCCTGCCCCCCGAGGCCGTGTCCCGGGGCTGTGCCATCTGCAGCCTCTTCAATTATCTCTTCTTGGTGTCAGGCTGTCAGGGGCCCGGGCACCAGCCCTCCAGCCGCGTCTTCTGCTACAACCCACTCACGGGGATATGGAGCGAGGTGTGCCCGCTGAACCAGGCCCGGCCGCACTGCCGGCTGGTGGCCCTGGACGGGCACCTGTACGCCATCGGCGGGGAGTGTCTGAACACGGTGGAGCGTTACGACCCCCGCCTGGACCGCTGGGACTTTGCCCCGCCGCTCCCCAACGACACGTTCGCCCTGGCGCACACGGCCACGGCGTGCGCCCGGGAGATCTTCGTGACCGGCGGCTCGCTGCGCTTCCTGCTGCTCCGCTTCTCGGCGCAGGAGCAGCGCTGGTGGGCCGGCCCCACCGGGGGCAGCAGGGAGCGCACGGCCGAGATGGTGGCGGTCAACGGCTTCCTCTACCGCTTCGACCTCCACCGCAGCCTGGGTATCGGCGTGTACCGCTGCAGCGTCAGCACCCGGCTCTGGTACGAGTGCGCCACGTACCGGACGCCTTACCCGGACGCGTTCCAGTGCGCCGTGGTGGACAACCTCATCTACTGCGTGGGGCGCCGGCGCACCCTCTGCTTCCTGGCAGACTCTGTCTCGCCCAG aaagagaaacactCATTGTACCAAGCTGTCTTCTGGTGCAGGTCTGCTAAGGATACACGGAAGTCTCAGCAAAG ATCTCTAG
- the KLHDC7A gene encoding kelch domain-containing protein 7A isoform X3, with product MFPRGAGVQDWHLDMQLMGKVVLSAAALLLVTVAYRLYKSRPAPAQQWGGNAQAEAKEEAEGSEQPAVQGASPGALQRGPRRRRSSKGAEVPQGCSWENPRGSCILVTGATSTDRKLQRKVSGEEWGGQGSDSEQVPPCCHGQLARTAVGGNPDPPHRPCLGSEPNSFPAGLTAAAHGSCACGEPAPWQDSEPPEQPGPGQLEPPHCHHVAPLQGSREMNQSWVFTRVMGVSREEAGAFQAESDVDLTLRQPEGAPNASYTFSSIARVRMEENFIQKVDGVGPRLKGKVYDYYVESTSQTLLQGSLAPRTAVLTEVPSLMPPPSSQGTGAASGGQAGDTKGAAERAASRQPGPSSSTRGFSRKESLLQIAENPELQLQPDGSQLPAPHCPDLGGALPGSGRSSWEPLVQLVAGTNFFHFPLNPAPAPKVHLDLGNCYEVLTLAKRQNLEALKEAAYKVMSDNYLQVLRSPDIHGGLSGAERELILQRRLRGRQYLVVADVCPKEDCGGLCCYDDERDAWHPLARLPPEAVSRGCAICSLFNYLFLVSGCQGPGHQPSSRVFCYNPLTGIWSEVCPLNQARPHCRLVALDGHLYAIGGECLNTVERYDPRLDRWDFAPPLPNDTFALAHTATACAREIFVTGGSLRFLLLRFSAQEQRWWAGPTGGSRERTAEMVAVNGFLYRFDLHRSLGIGVYRCSVSTRLWYECATYRTPYPDAFQCAVVDNLIYCVGRRRTLCFLADSVSPRKRNTHCTKLSSGAGLLRIHGSLSKALPGKRKRRKKIL from the exons ATGTTCCCCAGAGGAGCAGGGGTCCAGGACTGGCATTTGGATATGCAGCTGATGGGCAAGGTGGTGCTGTCGGCTGCTGCCCTGCTCCTGGTGACTGTGGCCTACAGGCTGTACAAGTCGAGACCTGCCCCAGCCCAGCAGTGGGGTGGGAATGCCCAGGCAGAAGCCAAGGAGGAAGCAGAGGGCTCAGAGCAGCCTGCTGTCCAGGGGGCTTCTCCTGGGGCACTGCAGAGGGGGCCAAGACGCCGGAGGAGCAGCAAGGGGGCCGAAGTACCACAGGGCTGCAGCTGGGAGAATCCAAGAGGCTCCTGCATCCTGGTCACAGGGGCCACGTCTACAGACAGGAAGCTCCAGAGAAAAGTCTCCGGTGAggagtggggagggcagggctcTGACTCTGAGCAGGTGCCTCCTTGCTGCCATGGCCAGTTAGCCAGAACTGCTGTTGGCGGTAATCCTGACCCTCCCCATCGCCCCTGCTTGGGCAGTGAACCGAACAGCTTCCCGGCTGGACTCACTGCAGCAGCCCACGGCAGCTGTGCGTGTGGTGAGCCTGCTCCATGGCAGGACAGCGAACCCCCTGAGCAGCCAGGGCCAGGGCAACTGGAACCTCCCCACTGTCACCACGTTGCTCCCTTGCAAGGCAGCCGTGAAATGAACCAGAGCTGGGTCTTCACTCGTGTGATGGGGGTCAGCAGAGAAGAGGCTGGGGCTTTCCAGGCTGAGTCCGATGTTGACCTGACCCTGCGTCAGCCGGAAGGAGCCCCCAACGCCTCCTATACCTTCTCGTCCATAGCCCGTGTCCGAATGGAGGAGAATTTCATACAGAAGGTGGATGGGGTCGGGCCCAGGCTCAAGGGCAAGGTGTATGACTACTACGTGGAATCGACTTCTCAGACCCTCTTACAGGGCAGCTTGGCTCCCAGGACAGCAGTCCTGACTGAAGTTCCATCCCTTATGCCACCGCCATCATCCCAGGGAACAGGGGCAGCCTCGGGAGGCCAAGCCGGTGACACAAAGGGTGCCGCGGAAAGAGCCGCCTCCCGGCAGCCAGGGCCGTCATCCTCCACCAGAGGCTTCAGCCGGAAGGAGAGCCTCCTGCAGATAGCAGAGAACCCAGAGCTGCAGCTGCAGCCGGACGGTTCCCAGCTCCCTGCTCCCCACTGCCCAGACCTGGGCGGCGCCCTGCCTGGCTCAGGCAGAAGCAGCTGGGAGCCCCTTGTGCAGCTGGTGGCCGGGACCAATTTCTTCCACTTCCCGCTCAACCCTGCTCCAGCCCCAAAGGTCCACCTGGATCTGGGCAATTGCTATGAGGTGCTGACCTTGGCCAAGAGGCAGAACCTGGAGGCCCTGAAGGAGGCGGCCTACAAGGTGATGAGTGACAACTACCTCCAGGTACTGCGCAGCCCGGACATCCACGGGGGCCTGAGCGGGGCAGAGCGGGAGCTGATCCTGCAGCGCCGGCTCCGGGGCCGCCAGTACCTGGTGGTGGCTGATGTGTGCCCCAAAGAAGACTGCGGCGGCCTGTGTTGCTATGACGACGAGCGGGACGCCTGGCACCCGCTGGCTCGCCTGCCCCCCGAGGCCGTGTCCCGGGGCTGTGCCATCTGCAGCCTCTTCAATTATCTCTTCTTGGTGTCAGGCTGTCAGGGGCCCGGGCACCAGCCCTCCAGCCGCGTCTTCTGCTACAACCCACTCACGGGGATATGGAGCGAGGTGTGCCCGCTGAACCAGGCCCGGCCGCACTGCCGGCTGGTGGCCCTGGACGGGCACCTGTACGCCATCGGCGGGGAGTGTCTGAACACGGTGGAGCGTTACGACCCCCGCCTGGACCGCTGGGACTTTGCCCCGCCGCTCCCCAACGACACGTTCGCCCTGGCGCACACGGCCACGGCGTGCGCCCGGGAGATCTTCGTGACCGGCGGCTCGCTGCGCTTCCTGCTGCTCCGCTTCTCGGCGCAGGAGCAGCGCTGGTGGGCCGGCCCCACCGGGGGCAGCAGGGAGCGCACGGCCGAGATGGTGGCGGTCAACGGCTTCCTCTACCGCTTCGACCTCCACCGCAGCCTGGGTATCGGCGTGTACCGCTGCAGCGTCAGCACCCGGCTCTGGTACGAGTGCGCCACGTACCGGACGCCTTACCCGGACGCGTTCCAGTGCGCCGTGGTGGACAACCTCATCTACTGCGTGGGGCGCCGGCGCACCCTCTGCTTCCTGGCAGACTCTGTCTCGCCCAG aaagagaaacactCATTGTACCAAGCTGTCTTCTGGTGCAGGTCTGCTAAGGATACACGGAAGTCTCAGCAAAG CATTGcctggaaagaggaaaagaagaaaaaaaattctctga
- the KLHDC7A gene encoding kelch domain-containing protein 7A isoform X1, with product MFPRGAGVQDWHLDMQLMGKVVLSAAALLLVTVAYRLYKSRPAPAQQWGGNAQAEAKEEAEGSEQPAVQGASPGALQRGPRRRRSSKGAEVPQGCSWENPRGSCILVTGATSTDRKLQRKVSGEEWGGQGSDSEQVPPCCHGQLARTAVGGNPDPPHRPCLGSEPNSFPAGLTAAAHGSCACGEPAPWQDSEPPEQPGPGQLEPPHCHHVAPLQGSREMNQSWVFTRVMGVSREEAGAFQAESDVDLTLRQPEGAPNASYTFSSIARVRMEENFIQKVDGVGPRLKGKVYDYYVESTSQTLLQGSLAPRTAVLTEVPSLMPPPSSQGTGAASGGQAGDTKGAAERAASRQPGPSSSTRGFSRKESLLQIAENPELQLQPDGSQLPAPHCPDLGGALPGSGRSSWEPLVQLVAGTNFFHFPLNPAPAPKVHLDLGNCYEVLTLAKRQNLEALKEAAYKVMSDNYLQVLRSPDIHGGLSGAERELILQRRLRGRQYLVVADVCPKEDCGGLCCYDDERDAWHPLARLPPEAVSRGCAICSLFNYLFLVSGCQGPGHQPSSRVFCYNPLTGIWSEVCPLNQARPHCRLVALDGHLYAIGGECLNTVERYDPRLDRWDFAPPLPNDTFALAHTATACAREIFVTGGSLRFLLLRFSAQEQRWWAGPTGGSRERTAEMVAVNGFLYRFDLHRSLGIGVYRCSVSTRLWYECATYRTPYPDAFQCAVVDNLIYCVGRRRTLCFLADSVSPRKRNTHCTKLSSGAGLLRIHGSLSKESSTNNAAPSSVGCSKTRESTLSRGHDEYLPSLRRQCSLLIAMGKGRR from the exons ATGTTCCCCAGAGGAGCAGGGGTCCAGGACTGGCATTTGGATATGCAGCTGATGGGCAAGGTGGTGCTGTCGGCTGCTGCCCTGCTCCTGGTGACTGTGGCCTACAGGCTGTACAAGTCGAGACCTGCCCCAGCCCAGCAGTGGGGTGGGAATGCCCAGGCAGAAGCCAAGGAGGAAGCAGAGGGCTCAGAGCAGCCTGCTGTCCAGGGGGCTTCTCCTGGGGCACTGCAGAGGGGGCCAAGACGCCGGAGGAGCAGCAAGGGGGCCGAAGTACCACAGGGCTGCAGCTGGGAGAATCCAAGAGGCTCCTGCATCCTGGTCACAGGGGCCACGTCTACAGACAGGAAGCTCCAGAGAAAAGTCTCCGGTGAggagtggggagggcagggctcTGACTCTGAGCAGGTGCCTCCTTGCTGCCATGGCCAGTTAGCCAGAACTGCTGTTGGCGGTAATCCTGACCCTCCCCATCGCCCCTGCTTGGGCAGTGAACCGAACAGCTTCCCGGCTGGACTCACTGCAGCAGCCCACGGCAGCTGTGCGTGTGGTGAGCCTGCTCCATGGCAGGACAGCGAACCCCCTGAGCAGCCAGGGCCAGGGCAACTGGAACCTCCCCACTGTCACCACGTTGCTCCCTTGCAAGGCAGCCGTGAAATGAACCAGAGCTGGGTCTTCACTCGTGTGATGGGGGTCAGCAGAGAAGAGGCTGGGGCTTTCCAGGCTGAGTCCGATGTTGACCTGACCCTGCGTCAGCCGGAAGGAGCCCCCAACGCCTCCTATACCTTCTCGTCCATAGCCCGTGTCCGAATGGAGGAGAATTTCATACAGAAGGTGGATGGGGTCGGGCCCAGGCTCAAGGGCAAGGTGTATGACTACTACGTGGAATCGACTTCTCAGACCCTCTTACAGGGCAGCTTGGCTCCCAGGACAGCAGTCCTGACTGAAGTTCCATCCCTTATGCCACCGCCATCATCCCAGGGAACAGGGGCAGCCTCGGGAGGCCAAGCCGGTGACACAAAGGGTGCCGCGGAAAGAGCCGCCTCCCGGCAGCCAGGGCCGTCATCCTCCACCAGAGGCTTCAGCCGGAAGGAGAGCCTCCTGCAGATAGCAGAGAACCCAGAGCTGCAGCTGCAGCCGGACGGTTCCCAGCTCCCTGCTCCCCACTGCCCAGACCTGGGCGGCGCCCTGCCTGGCTCAGGCAGAAGCAGCTGGGAGCCCCTTGTGCAGCTGGTGGCCGGGACCAATTTCTTCCACTTCCCGCTCAACCCTGCTCCAGCCCCAAAGGTCCACCTGGATCTGGGCAATTGCTATGAGGTGCTGACCTTGGCCAAGAGGCAGAACCTGGAGGCCCTGAAGGAGGCGGCCTACAAGGTGATGAGTGACAACTACCTCCAGGTACTGCGCAGCCCGGACATCCACGGGGGCCTGAGCGGGGCAGAGCGGGAGCTGATCCTGCAGCGCCGGCTCCGGGGCCGCCAGTACCTGGTGGTGGCTGATGTGTGCCCCAAAGAAGACTGCGGCGGCCTGTGTTGCTATGACGACGAGCGGGACGCCTGGCACCCGCTGGCTCGCCTGCCCCCCGAGGCCGTGTCCCGGGGCTGTGCCATCTGCAGCCTCTTCAATTATCTCTTCTTGGTGTCAGGCTGTCAGGGGCCCGGGCACCAGCCCTCCAGCCGCGTCTTCTGCTACAACCCACTCACGGGGATATGGAGCGAGGTGTGCCCGCTGAACCAGGCCCGGCCGCACTGCCGGCTGGTGGCCCTGGACGGGCACCTGTACGCCATCGGCGGGGAGTGTCTGAACACGGTGGAGCGTTACGACCCCCGCCTGGACCGCTGGGACTTTGCCCCGCCGCTCCCCAACGACACGTTCGCCCTGGCGCACACGGCCACGGCGTGCGCCCGGGAGATCTTCGTGACCGGCGGCTCGCTGCGCTTCCTGCTGCTCCGCTTCTCGGCGCAGGAGCAGCGCTGGTGGGCCGGCCCCACCGGGGGCAGCAGGGAGCGCACGGCCGAGATGGTGGCGGTCAACGGCTTCCTCTACCGCTTCGACCTCCACCGCAGCCTGGGTATCGGCGTGTACCGCTGCAGCGTCAGCACCCGGCTCTGGTACGAGTGCGCCACGTACCGGACGCCTTACCCGGACGCGTTCCAGTGCGCCGTGGTGGACAACCTCATCTACTGCGTGGGGCGCCGGCGCACCCTCTGCTTCCTGGCAGACTCTGTCTCGCCCAG aaagagaaacactCATTGTACCAAGCTGTCTTCTGGTGCAGGTCTGCTAAGGATACACGGAAGTCTCAGCAAAG AAAGTTCCACAAACAATGCAGCACCCAGCTCAGTGGGATGCTCCAAGACAAGAGAATCCACCCTCTCCAGAGGACATGATGAATACCTTCCTTCTCTAAGGCGCCAGTGCTCCCTCCTCATTGCCATGGGGAAAGGCAGAAGGTAA